Proteins encoded within one genomic window of Arachis ipaensis cultivar K30076 chromosome B08, Araip1.1, whole genome shotgun sequence:
- the LOC107612061 gene encoding TMV resistance protein N-like has protein sequence MANHGVASFDYTYDVFLSFRRGVHRAFIDHLYKALDCIDIKTFKDDDKEESTTEEEETNPDLIEKIERSRISVIVLCKDFPFSTRCLDEVAKIMECYDKKTMQVVGLFYDGVIAANVRWQKEDTAYGKAITQHKERLRLGEESDKIKTWRSALSRVCDLIALNCDKKYETELISMIVKGVSARLPPLRLQMKDVVGLDSRFEEVKSHLDIGNNDAVQMVAICGPPGIGKTTFAAYIYNNVINNQYIAASFISNIRDKPKVEDLQSTLLSEMGENRESRKGDTDGGGREIKRKLSVKKVLLVLDGVDKIEQLKSLAGGCDWFGPGSKIIITTRDATLLNRHRVKIKRYQMTELSDDDSRKLFCWYAFDDSEPAQNFANLVPQALSIAKGIPLALKKLGSRLKDRSLDEWEMELDRYNKVPEAFEFLLKSFGN, from the exons ATGGCAAATCATGGCGTAGCATCCTTTGACTACACGTATGATGTTTTTCTGAGCTTTCGACGCGGAGTCCACCGCGCGTTCATTGATCATCTCTATAAAGCTTTGGACTGCATAGATATCAAAACCTTCAAAGACGACGACAAGGAAGAATCGACGACGGAAGAGGAAGAAACCAATCCGGATCTTATCGAGAAAATCGAAAGATCCAGAATATCAGTGATTGTGCTGTGTAAAGACTTTCCATTTTCCACAAGGTGCCTCGATGAAGTTGCGAAGATCATGGAGTGTTATGACAAAAAAACGATGCAGGTTGTGGGACTTTTCTATGACGGCGTGATAGCTGCAAATGTACGTTGGCAGAAGGAAGATACGGCATATGGCAAAGCCATTACTCAACATAAAGAGAGATTGCGATTGGGAGAAGAATCGGACAAGATCAAAACATGGCGGTCTGCTTTGTCTAGAGTATGCGACCTCATTGCATTAAATTGCGACAAAAA GTATGAAACTGAACTTATCAGTATGATTGTTAAAGGCGTCTCTGCTAGATTGCCTCCTTTGCGTTTACAAATGAAAGACGTAGTTGGATTAGATTCTCGTTTTGAGGAGGTGAAATCGCATCTAGATATAGGCAACAATGATGCGGTTCAAATGGTAGCAATTTGTGGACCTCCTGGCATAGGCAAAACCACATTTGCTGCGTATATTTATAACAACGTGATTAACAACCAATATATTGCTGCAAGTTTTATATCCAACATCAGAGATAAGCCAAAAGTGGAAGATCTCCAGTCGACGTTGTTGTCTGAGATGGGCGAGAATCGAGAGAGCAGGAAGGGCGATACAGATGGTGGAGGCAGAGAAATCAAACGCAAACTTAGTGTTAAAAAGGTTCTTTTAGTGTTGGATGGTGTTGATAAAATAGAACAGTTGAAATCCCTGGCTGGGGGGTGTGATTGGTTTGGTCCTGGCAGTAAAATTATTATAACAACAAGGGATGCAACTTTGTTGAATAGACATCGTGTTAAAATTAAGAGATATCAAATGACAGAGCTAAGTGATGATGACTCTCGCAAACTCTTTTGTTGGTATGCCTTCGATGATAGCGAACCGGCACAAAACTTTGCAAATCTTGTTCCTCAAGCACTAAGTATTGCAAAGGGTATTCCTTTGGCCTTAAAAAAACTGGGCTCTAGATTGAAGGACCGTAGCTTAGACGAATGGGAAATGGAATTGGACAGATATAACAAGGTTCCAGAAGCTTTCGAATTTCTGCTCAAATCTTTCGGAAACTGA
- the LOC110265370 gene encoding uncharacterized protein LOC110265370 yields MPHYLLSQRWMVLPHPPTLRTLSLNGKGSFSPLSKVAHSLPVTPIASLGQESVHGKHLGCASDLNTMVVKQHITRSLSVPVDAKASKLRCTQSRVLIRIISARRHLATVDGTSTGDSSVMEITIEDTTADIPEEEAVCRICLAELGEGENTLKMECNCKGDLALAHQDCAAKWFSIKGNRTCDVCKQDVQNLPVTLLKIYDRKLPARQPPNVPQPREIAYYQMVPEGEKKRY; encoded by the exons ATGCCGCATTATCTTCTTTCGCAAAGATGGATGGTCCTTCCACATCCACCTACTTTAAGGACCCTCTCTCTTAATGGTAAAGGTTCATTCTCTCCATTGTCAAAGGTTGCCCACTCATTACCGGTTACTCCAATCGCATCTTTGGGTCAAGAAAGTGTACATGGCAAACATCTGGGATGTGCTTCTGATTTAAAT ACAATGGTTGTCAAGCAGCATATAACTCGATCACTTTCGGTTCCAGTTGATGCCAAAGCCAGCAAATTAAGGTGCACTCAGTCTAGGGTCTTGATTCGTATCATTTCAGCCAGGCGGCATCTTGCAACTGTTGATGGAACTTCAACTGGTGATTCTTCAGTCATGGAGATTA CTATTGAGGATACTACAGCAGATATTCCAGAGGAAGAAGCAGTTTGTAGGATTTGTTTGGCAGAGCTCGGGGAAGGAGAAAATACTCTTAAGATGGAATGCAATTGTAAAGGTGATCTTGCACTTGCTCATCAAGACTGTGCAGCAAAGTGGTTTAGTATTAAGGGCAACAGGACTTGCGATGTCTGCAAGCAGGATGTTCAAAACCTCCCGGTAACACTATTGAAAATTTATGATCGCAAACTCCCTGCCAGACAGCCACCAAATGTGCCACAACCAAGGGAAATAGCTTATTACCAAATGGTTCctgaaggagagaagaagagatacTAG